A genomic stretch from Flavobacterium sp. KS-LB2 includes:
- a CDS encoding CDP-alcohol phosphatidyltransferase family protein: MSKLAAQDKFLDLSDYGRPFGKFLANTLKNTRFTPIHVTLLFGVSGLLAIYFILEGSYYFAGFFIILKSMIDAADGELARIKNTPSYTGRYLDSVFDIILNFLFLMTICYVSKTSFWLTILAFIGIQLQGTLYNYYYVILRNKSVGGDTTSKIFEYKSPRALPGETQKSVDILFRIYTIVYGTFDKIIHTLDQEAYKVKTFPNWFMTVLSIYGLGFQLLIIAVMLPMGLIEYIIPFFIIYTALIFVIIGIRKVFFKA; this comes from the coding sequence ATGTCTAAACTTGCCGCTCAAGATAAATTTTTAGATTTATCAGATTATGGAAGACCATTTGGGAAATTTCTAGCCAATACACTAAAAAATACTCGGTTCACTCCCATCCATGTTACCCTACTTTTTGGAGTTTCAGGATTACTTGCAATTTACTTTATCCTAGAAGGAAGTTATTATTTTGCCGGTTTTTTTATCATTTTAAAATCAATGATCGATGCTGCTGATGGTGAATTGGCAAGAATAAAAAACACGCCTTCTTACACCGGAAGATACTTAGACAGCGTGTTTGATATCATTCTGAATTTTCTTTTTTTGATGACAATTTGTTACGTTTCAAAAACATCATTTTGGCTTACTATTTTAGCTTTTATTGGCATCCAATTACAAGGTACTTTATACAATTATTACTATGTTATTTTAAGAAATAAATCAGTAGGTGGAGATACAACCAGCAAAATTTTCGAATACAAATCCCCTCGTGCTTTACCTGGCGAAACACAAAAATCAGTTGATATTTTATTCCGAATATATACAATTGTCTACGGAACTTTTGACAAAATAATCCACACACTTGACCAAGAAGCGTACAAAGTAAAAACGTTTCCAAACTGGTTCATGACGGTACTTTCAATTTACGGATTGGGTTTTCAACTATTGATAATTGCCGTAATGCTACCAATGGGTTTAATAGAATATATCATTCCATTTTTCATTATTTACACCGCATTAATTTTTGTAATTATTGGCATCCGAAAAGTGTTTTTTAAGGCTTAA
- a CDS encoding LytR/AlgR family response regulator transcription factor: protein MTTIIIEDEKPAARLLQRKLEKLNIQVGVLLHSVAEAIDWFSTNEHPDLIFLDIQLSDGLSFEIFEKVEIKSAVIFTTAYDEYALRAFKLNSIDYLLKPIDEDDLEIAVAKFKSLLPKQELQSQNLGIDFEQIKKMLTNPFEKNYKKRFTVKIGQHLKVIATDEIECFFSENKGTYLHTFDNRNYLMECTLELLEQELDPADFFRISRKFIIPLKAIKEIVVYSNSRLKVILPSYKEEEVIVSREKVSDFKTWIG from the coding sequence ATGACCACAATCATAATCGAAGACGAAAAACCGGCAGCAAGATTACTGCAACGAAAATTAGAAAAGCTAAACATTCAAGTGGGGGTACTATTGCATTCTGTTGCAGAAGCGATTGATTGGTTTTCCACAAATGAGCATCCGGATTTGATTTTTTTAGACATTCAATTATCGGATGGATTGTCTTTTGAAATTTTCGAGAAAGTTGAAATTAAAAGTGCCGTAATCTTCACAACAGCTTATGATGAATATGCGCTTCGTGCTTTCAAATTGAATAGCATCGATTATCTTTTGAAACCCATTGACGAAGATGATCTTGAAATTGCAGTTGCTAAATTCAAGTCGCTTTTGCCAAAGCAAGAATTACAATCTCAAAACCTTGGAATCGATTTTGAGCAAATTAAAAAGATGTTGACCAATCCATTTGAGAAAAACTATAAAAAACGATTTACGGTAAAAATAGGCCAACATTTAAAGGTGATTGCTACCGATGAAATTGAGTGTTTTTTTAGTGAAAATAAAGGAACCTATTTGCATACTTTTGACAATAGAAATTATTTAATGGAGTGCACGCTGGAACTTTTGGAACAGGAATTAGATCCCGCTGATTTCTTTCGAATCAGTAGAAAATTTATAATTCCGCTGAAAGCAATCAAAGAAATTGTTGTCTACAGTAACTCTCGTTTGAAAGTTATTTTGCCATCTTATAAAGAGGAAGAGGTGATTGTGAGTAGAGAAAAAGTATCCGATTTTAAGACGTGGATTGGGTAG
- a CDS encoding 2TM domain-containing protein: MKRNNNSEFGEFQPEDKYAAAQREVKRLKGFYTHLIVYITVNLLIVFINFRDLDAGESYFKIENFFTAFFWGIGLLAHALSTFIPNFIFGRNWEEKKIKEFMDKEKSEKWE, encoded by the coding sequence ATGAAAAGAAATAATAATTCTGAGTTTGGAGAATTCCAGCCGGAAGATAAGTACGCAGCCGCCCAACGGGAAGTTAAACGATTGAAAGGTTTTTATACGCATTTAATAGTGTATATAACGGTAAATTTACTAATCGTATTCATTAACTTTAGAGATTTAGATGCGGGAGAAAGTTATTTTAAAATAGAGAATTTCTTTACGGCTTTCTTTTGGGGAATTGGATTGTTAGCACATGCTCTTTCGACTTTTATTCCTAATTTTATTTTTGGAAGAAATTGGGAAGAGAAAAAAATAAAGGAATTCATGGACAAGGAAAAAAGTGAAAAATGGGAATAA
- a CDS encoding 2TM domain-containing protein translates to MENTYKNDERYYKAKKQVEEIKGFYGNLTAYIVFNIALLVINLVTSPEHLWFFWPMLGWGIGVIFHGMKVFNYMPFFGENWEQQKIKEFMDKENLRKDNWT, encoded by the coding sequence ATGGAAAATACTTATAAAAATGATGAACGCTATTATAAAGCGAAAAAACAAGTGGAAGAAATTAAAGGGTTCTACGGGAACTTGACAGCCTATATTGTCTTTAATATTGCTCTCCTAGTAATAAATTTAGTAACATCTCCGGAGCATTTATGGTTTTTTTGGCCTATGTTGGGGTGGGGAATTGGAGTGATTTTTCATGGTATGAAAGTCTTTAACTATATGCCGTTTTTTGGAGAAAATTGGGAGCAGCAAAAAATCAAAGAGTTCATGGATAAGGAAAATTTAAGAAAAGACAATTGGACTTAA
- a CDS encoding histidine kinase translates to MNILYKQLQKVIKLTLIIFIVIEVINVIMGSEIHFDKRLLVHFFFTALYTFSLYGANALLFVKLDAFFVDRFSIKRLVTGFIGSFGVSLAVIFLLHVFEEVVYGNNSFENFLANEKPSNYLASIIITFFVTLSVHAIAFYKAYNENKVKEQKIIAGTANAKFESLKNQIDPHFLFNSLNVLSSLIEENPDNAQRFTISLSKIYRYVLEQKDKELVSVEEELAFAKTYMNLLKMRFENSLFYELPTTIISAEAKVVPLSLQLLLENTVKHNVVSEQRPLHIRIYVEGDYLAIQNDYQKKEVLQERQGVGLQNIVNRYAIITNRKVLIVQNEKTFTVKIPLLTKQITVMETTSNINENSAYYNAKKRVDALKGFYTNLISYCCVIPFLIFINLTFSPHFQWFWFSAAGWGFGLTMHAFKVFGYSSNWEERKIQEILRKDEQRQTWK, encoded by the coding sequence ATGAATATACTATACAAACAACTTCAAAAAGTAATAAAACTAACCCTGATTATATTTATTGTAATTGAAGTTATTAATGTGATTATGGGTAGTGAAATTCATTTTGACAAGAGGCTTTTGGTACATTTTTTCTTTACAGCATTGTACACGTTTTCCCTTTATGGAGCTAATGCGTTGCTTTTTGTAAAATTAGATGCCTTTTTTGTAGATCGATTTTCAATTAAAAGATTGGTAACGGGTTTTATAGGTTCTTTTGGAGTCTCATTAGCAGTGATTTTTTTACTGCATGTTTTTGAAGAAGTAGTTTACGGTAATAACTCTTTTGAAAACTTTTTAGCAAACGAAAAGCCTTCGAATTATTTAGCGTCGATCATAATTACTTTTTTTGTGACGTTGTCAGTACACGCCATTGCTTTCTACAAGGCTTATAATGAGAACAAAGTCAAAGAGCAAAAAATTATAGCGGGAACCGCTAACGCTAAGTTTGAGAGTTTAAAAAATCAAATTGATCCTCATTTTTTGTTTAATAGTTTGAATGTATTGAGTTCTTTGATCGAAGAAAATCCAGATAATGCACAGCGATTTACAATTTCACTATCAAAAATTTACCGTTATGTATTAGAACAAAAAGACAAAGAACTGGTTTCTGTTGAAGAAGAATTAGCTTTCGCCAAAACATATATGAATTTATTGAAAATGCGTTTTGAGAACAGCTTGTTTTATGAATTGCCAACAACTATCATTTCGGCCGAAGCCAAAGTAGTACCACTTTCTTTGCAGCTTTTATTGGAGAATACCGTTAAACACAATGTGGTTAGTGAGCAAAGGCCTTTGCATATTAGAATTTATGTGGAAGGCGATTATTTAGCCATTCAAAATGATTATCAGAAGAAAGAAGTTTTACAGGAAAGACAAGGTGTTGGGTTGCAAAATATTGTCAACAGATATGCAATCATAACGAACAGGAAAGTCTTGATTGTACAAAATGAGAAAACATTCACAGTCAAAATACCGCTTTTGACAAAACAAATTACAGTTATGGAAACAACTTCAAATATTAACGAAAATAGTGCGTATTACAACGCCAAAAAAAGAGTGGATGCACTTAAAGGATTTTACACAAACTTGATTTCTTATTGTTGCGTAATTCCGTTTTTAATCTTTATTAATTTAACGTTTTCGCCACATTTTCAATGGTTTTGGTTTTCTGCAGCCGGTTGGGGATTTGGATTAACGATGCATGCTTTCAAGGTTTTTGGTTACAGTTCGAATTGGGAAGAAAGAAAAATCCAAGAGATTTTGCGCAAAGATGAGCAAAGACAAACTTGGAAATAG
- a CDS encoding TonB-dependent receptor, protein MKPRRVELSNHSKKILKSIFTFAILFFNLTIFSQNTISGKVVDEKGKPVSGANVFIEGTYDGSSTTETGSFSFTTTTAGNQTLVVSFLIYETSKTIIDVANFQNKTIKLRESVTSLDAVVITAGTLEAGDKARVSMLKPLDIVTTAGSAGNIIAALQTLPGTQTVGEDGRLFVRGGEANETQTFVDGIRVAQPYGATTNNLPTRGRFSPFLFSGISFSTGGYSAEYGEALSSVLLLNTQDDPDQNKTEISLMTVGLGIGNTQKWKKSSLSVNANYINLAPYQAVISQNVDWNSPFQSLSGETVYRYNFNNGILKVYAAFDSSKFDINQESINSAEKIRVDLNNNNFYLNSSYKGVFGNNWQITSGLSYGYSNNKINLDSDKVANDENAAHLKLKLKKSFSDRLKLSFGADYFVTQFKEDFNENSGSVFTNGYDSNIAAIYTEADIFFSKKWAAKVGIRASNNDLLNETAISPRISFAYKMAKNSQFSFAYGDFTQTPNDEYIKYSNNNQFESEKASHYILNFQYNKNGKTFRAETYYKYYSNLVKFDTKMAAYNSIYNNSGSGYAKGLDLFWRDGKSIKNLEYWVSYSYIDTERDYKNFSSQVTPSFVADHSLSIVTKYWINDWKSQIGFTNSYSSGRPYNNPNETKFMNGKTKSYNSLSFNWAYLLSQQKILYFSVSNVLGSQNVFGYEYANNPDNTGFYKRKEIIPTADRFFFVGFFWTISNDKKDNQLRNL, encoded by the coding sequence AGATGAAAAAGGGAAACCCGTTTCGGGGGCAAATGTTTTTATCGAAGGAACTTATGATGGTTCGTCCACTACTGAAACAGGAAGTTTTAGTTTTACGACTACAACCGCGGGCAATCAAACATTAGTAGTGAGTTTCTTGATTTATGAAACTTCAAAAACGATAATTGATGTAGCTAATTTTCAAAATAAAACCATCAAACTACGAGAAAGCGTGACTTCGCTTGATGCAGTTGTGATTACAGCTGGAACATTAGAAGCGGGCGACAAAGCCAGAGTTTCGATGCTAAAACCATTGGATATTGTGACTACAGCTGGTTCTGCGGGGAATATTATTGCGGCTTTGCAAACGTTGCCAGGAACACAAACGGTAGGCGAGGACGGGCGATTGTTTGTTCGTGGCGGCGAGGCCAATGAAACACAGACTTTTGTAGATGGCATTCGGGTAGCGCAACCGTATGGCGCAACCACAAATAATTTGCCTACACGAGGTAGGTTTTCTCCTTTTCTGTTCAGCGGAATTTCTTTTTCTACAGGTGGATATTCAGCGGAATATGGCGAAGCGTTATCTAGTGTTTTATTGTTGAATACACAAGATGACCCAGACCAAAATAAGACGGAAATTTCTTTAATGACTGTAGGATTGGGTATTGGGAACACTCAAAAATGGAAAAAAAGTTCACTGAGCGTCAATGCGAATTATATTAATTTAGCTCCTTATCAAGCCGTAATTTCTCAAAACGTGGATTGGAATAGTCCTTTTCAATCGTTGTCTGGAGAAACGGTGTATCGCTATAACTTCAATAATGGGATTTTGAAAGTGTACGCTGCTTTTGACTCTTCAAAATTTGATATTAATCAGGAAAGCATCAATTCAGCGGAGAAAATCAGAGTTGATTTGAATAACAATAATTTCTATTTGAATTCGTCTTACAAAGGCGTTTTTGGTAACAATTGGCAAATTACTTCTGGATTGAGTTATGGCTACAGCAACAACAAAATAAATTTAGATTCAGATAAAGTGGCGAATGATGAAAATGCGGCCCATTTGAAATTAAAATTAAAAAAAAGCTTTTCTGACCGATTGAAACTTTCCTTTGGAGCGGATTATTTTGTGACTCAATTTAAGGAAGATTTCAACGAAAATTCAGGTTCGGTTTTCACCAATGGGTACGATTCGAACATTGCAGCTATTTATACCGAAGCTGATATTTTCTTCTCTAAAAAGTGGGCCGCAAAAGTTGGAATAAGGGCTTCAAATAATGATTTGCTGAACGAAACCGCTATTTCTCCCCGAATTTCATTTGCGTATAAAATGGCTAAAAACAGTCAGTTTTCATTTGCTTATGGCGATTTTACCCAAACTCCAAACGATGAATATATTAAGTATTCTAACAACAATCAGTTTGAAAGTGAAAAAGCTTCACATTACATTTTGAATTTCCAATACAATAAAAATGGAAAAACGTTTCGTGCAGAAACCTATTATAAATACTACAGTAATTTAGTGAAATTTGACACTAAAATGGCAGCGTACAATTCCATTTACAATAATTCTGGTTCGGGTTATGCGAAAGGTTTGGATTTGTTTTGGAGAGATGGAAAATCAATTAAAAACTTAGAATATTGGGTTTCCTATTCGTACATCGATACGGAAAGAGATTATAAAAATTTCAGTTCCCAAGTCACACCAAGTTTTGTTGCAGATCACAGCTTGTCTATCGTTACGAAATACTGGATAAACGACTGGAAATCTCAAATAGGTTTTACGAATTCCTACAGTTCAGGACGACCATATAACAATCCTAACGAAACGAAATTTATGAATGGAAAAACTAAATCGTACAACAGTTTAAGTTTCAATTGGGCGTATTTATTGAGCCAACAAAAGATTTTGTACTTCTCAGTTTCTAATGTTTTAGGTTCTCAGAATGTATTTGGTTATGAATATGCTAACAATCCAGATAATACAGGTTTTTACAAGAGAAAAGAAATTATACCTACTGCTGATCGTTTTTTCTTTGTAGGATTCTTTTGGACCATCAGCAACGATAAAAAAGACAATCAGTTGAGAAATCTTTAA